The following proteins come from a genomic window of Achromobacter deleyi:
- a CDS encoding MFS transporter, translating to MRYAVLALLSCQQYLAVAFLYAAVPAVLRQQGAPLPLIGLFGLVFLAFTVNFLWAPLVDRHRLTALGRRRSWILLMQALAAAVTGAVAFLDPARQIPALLAASLALATIAATQRIATLGYAADSLAPAQRATGAAVMGWGMSVGNAIGGAAGLYLIESFGWRAALLSGAALMVLLAGLAPALPEPAAGPPPRRAARGAWRQPGMWRTIVIIWPATFGVALAFPMAAPWLVDLGLPLSQVGLVIAAATVLAFTSAGPLAGLGLRRLPASRAVLASALVLTPPFGLLAAVEGLLAPGTWTLLSVFAIFSALAVQNVAFNTYFYSLARPGQAATDVTFLAAMMSVAAMAGFGASGFVAKAWGYGATLGAAAAGYAVTALLAWRFARPATEASRDAR from the coding sequence ATGCGCTACGCCGTGCTCGCCCTGTTGTCCTGCCAGCAGTACCTGGCGGTCGCTTTCCTGTATGCCGCCGTGCCCGCGGTGCTGCGCCAGCAGGGCGCGCCGCTGCCGCTGATCGGCCTGTTCGGCCTGGTATTCCTGGCCTTCACCGTGAATTTCCTGTGGGCGCCGCTGGTCGACCGTCACCGGCTGACGGCGCTGGGCCGGCGGCGCTCCTGGATCCTGCTGATGCAGGCCCTGGCGGCGGCCGTCACCGGGGCGGTCGCCTTCCTCGATCCCGCGCGGCAGATCCCGGCCCTGCTGGCGGCGAGCCTGGCATTGGCCACGATCGCCGCCACGCAGCGCATCGCCACGCTGGGCTATGCCGCCGACTCGCTGGCGCCGGCGCAACGTGCGACCGGCGCCGCGGTGATGGGCTGGGGCATGTCGGTGGGCAACGCCATTGGCGGCGCCGCCGGGCTCTACCTGATCGAATCGTTCGGCTGGCGCGCCGCCCTGCTGTCGGGCGCGGCGTTGATGGTGCTGCTGGCCGGCCTGGCGCCCGCGTTGCCGGAACCCGCTGCCGGCCCGCCCCCTCGCCGCGCGGCCCGCGGCGCATGGCGGCAGCCCGGCATGTGGCGCACCATCGTGATCATCTGGCCCGCGACCTTCGGCGTGGCCCTGGCCTTTCCCATGGCCGCGCCCTGGCTGGTGGATCTGGGCCTGCCGCTGTCCCAGGTCGGCCTGGTGATCGCGGCCGCGACGGTGCTCGCCTTCACCAGCGCCGGGCCGCTGGCCGGCCTGGGCCTGCGGCGCCTGCCGGCGTCCCGTGCCGTGCTGGCCAGCGCGCTTGTGCTGACGCCCCCGTTCGGCCTGCTGGCGGCGGTCGAGGGCCTGCTGGCGCCGGGGACGTGGACGCTGCTGAGCGTCTTCGCCATCTTCAGCGCGCTGGCGGTGCAGAACGTCGCGTTCAATACCTATTTCTACAGCTTGGCGCGCCCCGGCCAGGCCGCGACCGACGTCACCTTCCTGGCCGCCATGATGTCGGTGGCCGCGATGGCGGGCTTCGGCGCCAGCGGCTTTGTCGCCAAGGCCTGGGGCTACGGCGCCACCCTGGGCGCCGCCGCGGCGGGCTATGCCGTCACCGCCCTGCTGGCGTGGCGGTTCGCGCGGCCCGCCACCGAGGCGTCCCGCGATGCGCGCTGA
- a CDS encoding ABC transporter ATP-binding protein — translation MRADLRLLSGLLRRDAPLLALATLLAVIASLLELLPYWLIYRMALALAAPADAAATTLAVLAGAILLAAVARLAVFGAANVASHAAAFRLQRRLRARLLRQIGRQPLAASQGRAGELKKTLVDDVNGLEGLVGHTLPDAVAGLAAPLLASVWLFSLDWRMALASLALLPLACWAYRRSFRGLEQILTQWHGADTAANDALLAHITGIATLKAHDRAASSMATLSEAIRALAELAQSVTRRTAMPYALFFVALSTNLVVVLPAGILLTAGGQLDPADLLPFVTLGAGLTAPLLRVLGAFGALRKQMLGARRIAALLDAPPPRRPAAPARPSRFDIRWQAASGGPPGGPQTLHDLTLHLPGAGYTLIAGPSGAGKSSLLGLLYGACELRAGQLEVGGLAWSDVPAATRAEWISCVFQDVLLFHGTLRDNLLIACPEASAAALARAIRAAGLDALLARLPQGLDTPVAERGASLSGGEKQRLALARAILADTPVLLLDEATSAADPATDRDIQQALRRLAAERNVIAVSHRLAHAPLADRVIVLDQGRIQGVGTHADLLADCPLYRRLWQAQARGNAWTLAPAAGSAS, via the coding sequence ATGCGCGCTGACCTGCGCCTGTTGTCCGGGCTGCTGCGGCGCGACGCGCCGTTGTTGGCGTTGGCCACCCTGCTGGCGGTCATCGCCAGCCTGCTCGAACTGCTGCCCTATTGGCTGATCTATCGCATGGCGCTGGCGCTGGCCGCGCCCGCGGACGCCGCGGCGACCACGCTGGCCGTCCTGGCCGGTGCGATCCTGTTGGCCGCCGTGGCGCGCCTGGCGGTGTTTGGCGCCGCCAACGTCGCCTCGCACGCGGCGGCCTTCCGCCTCCAGCGACGCCTGCGCGCACGCCTGCTGCGCCAGATCGGGCGCCAGCCGCTGGCCGCGTCGCAGGGCCGCGCCGGCGAACTGAAGAAGACGCTGGTCGACGATGTCAACGGCCTTGAAGGCCTGGTCGGCCACACCCTGCCCGATGCCGTCGCCGGACTCGCGGCCCCCCTGCTGGCCTCGGTCTGGCTGTTCTCGCTCGATTGGCGCATGGCGCTGGCTTCGCTGGCGTTGCTGCCGCTGGCCTGTTGGGCCTATCGCCGCAGTTTCCGCGGGCTGGAGCAGATCCTGACGCAATGGCATGGCGCCGACACCGCCGCCAACGACGCCTTGCTGGCCCACATCACGGGCATCGCCACGCTCAAGGCCCACGACCGCGCCGCCAGTTCGATGGCGACGCTGAGCGAGGCCATCCGCGCGCTGGCCGAACTGGCCCAGTCGGTCACGCGCCGCACCGCCATGCCGTATGCGTTGTTCTTCGTCGCCTTGTCGACCAACCTGGTGGTGGTGCTCCCTGCCGGCATCCTGCTGACCGCGGGCGGCCAGCTCGATCCGGCCGACCTGCTGCCATTCGTGACGCTGGGCGCGGGGCTGACGGCGCCACTGCTGCGCGTGCTTGGCGCCTTCGGCGCGCTGCGCAAGCAGATGCTCGGCGCCCGCCGCATCGCCGCGCTGCTCGACGCGCCACCGCCCCGGCGGCCCGCCGCGCCCGCGCGGCCATCCCGCTTCGACATCCGCTGGCAGGCGGCCAGCGGCGGCCCGCCGGGCGGTCCCCAGACCTTGCACGACCTGACGCTACACCTGCCGGGCGCCGGCTACACCTTGATCGCCGGCCCCAGCGGCGCGGGCAAGAGCAGCCTGCTCGGCTTGCTGTACGGCGCCTGTGAACTGCGCGCCGGACAGCTCGAGGTCGGTGGCCTGGCCTGGTCCGACGTGCCCGCCGCGACACGGGCCGAATGGATCTCCTGCGTGTTCCAGGATGTGCTGCTGTTCCATGGCACGCTGCGGGACAACCTGCTGATCGCCTGTCCTGAAGCGTCCGCCGCGGCGCTGGCCCGGGCCATCCGGGCAGCCGGCCTGGACGCCTTGCTCGCGCGCCTGCCGCAAGGACTGGACACGCCGGTGGCCGAACGCGGCGCCAGCCTGTCCGGCGGCGAGAAACAGCGGCTGGCGCTGGCCCGGGCCATTCTCGCCGACACCCCGGTCCTGCTGCTGGACGAGGCCACCTCGGCCGCCGACCCCGCCACCGATCGCGACATCCAGCAGGCCCTGCGCCGCCTGGCCGCCGAACGCAACGTCATTGCCGTGTCGCACCGGCTGGCGCACGCGCCGCTGGCCGACCGTGTCATCGTGCTGGACCAGGGGCGCATCCAGGGCGTCGGCACCCATGCCGACCTGCTCGCCGACTGTCCGCTCTACCGGCGCCTGTGGCAGGCGCAGGCGCGCGGCAACGCGTGGACGCTGGCCCCGGCGGCCGGGAGCGCGTCATGA
- a CDS encoding ABC transporter ATP-binding protein: MIPGLGLDLAGRKDSRLSRGLACGVLAALAETVPYLVLHDALGRTLRGQASVTLALLALAALVAANVALVWLKARANVLNFGAVYSLVADARLRLADGLSRLPMGVFQERQRAAIVELLTGRFAHYQEITARVWGQSVANAAVPLFLWLMLGLLHPPLALLCLVLGPAAYLAIPWSHRLLSRADRRLAALRERTVVAMLEQAEFQRELRQFDRRGARLALTLDLLGALQREQMRAELAPAPALLLFGFLLQAGFAAVALAATQGLGASLAPVDFLVYLVVSLRYFRALGDLGLNLAEWRHARDTLAHIRALAAEPELPQPRSPRVPTDNTLTFDGVGLRHRGAARHAVSGIDAVLPEGRLVGLVGPSGSGKSTLAGLLARMWDPQDGAIRIGGIDLRDMSTRELNQRVALMQQEVALFRMSVADNIRLGRPDASLDEVTAAARAANAHDFIMRLPRGYATVIDDAALRLSGGERQRIAIARALIRNAPILVLDEALANVDPDNAWQIQEALGELARGRSVLAIAHQLRSVMGADEIWVMREGRIVERGRHAALLAAGGEYARLWHAQSVPAPL, from the coding sequence ATGATCCCGGGCCTCGGGCTGGATCTCGCCGGACGCAAGGATTCCCGCCTGTCGCGCGGCCTGGCCTGCGGGGTGCTGGCGGCATTGGCTGAAACCGTGCCCTACCTGGTGCTCCATGACGCGCTGGGCCGGACCCTGCGCGGCCAGGCCAGCGTCACGCTGGCCCTGTTGGCGCTGGCGGCCCTGGTGGCGGCCAATGTGGCCCTGGTGTGGCTGAAGGCGCGCGCCAATGTGCTGAACTTCGGCGCGGTGTATTCGCTGGTGGCCGACGCGCGGTTGCGCCTGGCCGACGGCCTGAGCCGGCTGCCGATGGGCGTGTTCCAGGAACGCCAGCGCGCCGCCATCGTCGAGTTGCTGACCGGCCGGTTCGCCCACTATCAGGAGATCACGGCGCGTGTCTGGGGCCAGTCGGTCGCCAACGCCGCGGTGCCGCTGTTCCTGTGGCTGATGCTGGGCCTGCTGCATCCGCCCCTGGCCTTGCTGTGCCTTGTCCTGGGACCGGCCGCCTATCTCGCCATTCCCTGGTCGCACCGCCTGCTGTCGCGCGCCGACCGGCGCCTGGCCGCCCTGCGCGAGCGGACCGTGGTGGCCATGCTGGAGCAGGCCGAGTTCCAGCGCGAACTGCGCCAGTTCGACCGGCGCGGGGCGCGGCTGGCGCTCACGCTGGACCTGCTGGGCGCCTTGCAGCGCGAACAGATGCGGGCCGAACTGGCGCCGGCGCCCGCGCTGCTGCTGTTCGGCTTCCTGCTGCAGGCCGGCTTTGCCGCCGTGGCGCTGGCGGCAACGCAGGGACTCGGCGCGAGCTTGGCGCCAGTGGATTTCCTGGTGTACCTCGTGGTATCGCTGCGCTACTTCCGCGCCTTGGGCGACCTGGGCCTGAACCTGGCCGAATGGCGCCATGCCCGCGACACGCTGGCGCACATCCGCGCCCTGGCGGCCGAGCCTGAACTGCCCCAGCCCCGCTCGCCGCGCGTGCCCACGGACAATACCTTGACGTTCGACGGCGTTGGCCTGCGCCATCGCGGCGCGGCGCGCCACGCGGTGAGCGGCATCGACGCGGTGTTGCCCGAAGGCCGCCTGGTCGGCCTGGTCGGCCCATCCGGCAGCGGCAAGTCCACCCTGGCCGGCCTGCTGGCGCGCATGTGGGACCCGCAAGACGGCGCCATCCGCATCGGCGGCATCGACCTGCGCGACATGTCGACGCGCGAACTCAACCAGCGCGTGGCGTTGATGCAGCAGGAGGTTGCGCTGTTTCGGATGAGCGTGGCCGACAACATCCGCCTCGGGCGGCCCGATGCCAGCCTGGACGAGGTCACCGCCGCGGCGCGCGCGGCGAACGCCCACGACTTCATCATGCGCCTGCCGCGCGGCTACGCCACGGTGATCGACGACGCCGCCTTGCGGCTGTCCGGCGGCGAGCGCCAACGCATCGCCATTGCCCGCGCGCTGATCAGGAACGCCCCCATCCTGGTGCTGGACGAAGCGCTGGCCAACGTCGACCCGGACAATGCCTGGCAGATCCAGGAAGCGTTGGGGGAACTGGCGCGCGGCCGCAGCGTGCTGGCGATCGCGCATCAGTTGCGCAGCGTGATGGGCGCCGACGAGATCTGGGTCATGCGGGAGGGCCGCATCGTCGAGCGCGGCCGCCACGCCGCCCTGCTGGCGGCCGGCGGCGAATACGCCCGGCTCTGGCACGCGCAGTCCGTGCCCGCGCCCCTCTGA
- a CDS encoding DUF2325 domain-containing protein codes for MTLAFQEPNSLQREHAALLAAYGQAQGRCSRLLSAQAQRIQHLEGEVLKLRAAVIQRDTALAWAREDRAALEGAIPGLPRRVALARRVTQLMERVQSLMRERLAWQDRAAAARARPLDTAAEPAVAPVVIAATALREKSVLCVGEDAMALMLTRKVVEMAGGRYLGHCGGESADGDTLEASLVAADLVICQTGCVSHGAYWRVKDHCTRTGKQCVLVDKPEALTALGLARESADLPR; via the coding sequence ATGACCCTAGCATTCCAGGAGCCCAATTCGCTGCAGCGCGAACACGCGGCGCTGCTCGCCGCCTATGGCCAGGCGCAGGGCCGCTGCAGCCGCCTGCTCAGCGCCCAGGCGCAGCGCATCCAGCACCTGGAAGGCGAGGTCCTCAAGCTGCGGGCCGCGGTGATCCAGCGCGACACCGCGCTGGCCTGGGCGCGCGAAGACCGTGCCGCGCTCGAGGGCGCGATTCCGGGGCTGCCCAGGCGGGTGGCGCTGGCCCGGCGCGTCACGCAACTGATGGAACGGGTGCAGAGCCTGATGCGCGAGCGCCTGGCCTGGCAGGACCGGGCCGCCGCGGCGCGCGCGCGTCCGCTCGACACCGCCGCCGAGCCCGCCGTGGCGCCCGTGGTGATCGCCGCCACGGCGCTGCGCGAGAAATCCGTGCTGTGCGTGGGCGAGGACGCCATGGCCCTGATGCTGACGCGCAAGGTGGTGGAAATGGCCGGTGGCCGCTACCTGGGCCATTGCGGCGGTGAAAGCGCCGACGGCGATACGCTGGAAGCCAGCCTGGTCGCCGCCGACCTGGTGATCTGCCAGACCGGCTGCGTCAGCCACGGCGCCTATTGGCGCGTCAAGGACCACTGCACCCGCACCGGCAAGCAATGCGTGCTGGTCGACAAGCCCGAGGCGCTCACGGCGCTGGGGTTGGCGCGCGAAAGCGCGGATCTGCCGCGCTGA
- a CDS encoding flagellar transcriptional regulator FlhD — MPRSTELLRDIHETNLMYLLLLQRMARTGNLPAMAGMQISERACQWLAGLRHEDLARLARSSVVLAQLNLEPHLLLATLSQGMEATLAAEVPAQAPPVRTPA, encoded by the coding sequence ATGCCGCGATCTACCGAACTTCTGCGCGATATCCACGAAACCAATCTGATGTATCTGCTGCTGTTGCAGCGGATGGCCCGCACCGGCAACCTGCCGGCGATGGCGGGCATGCAGATATCGGAACGTGCCTGCCAGTGGCTGGCGGGCCTGCGGCACGAGGACCTGGCCCGGCTGGCCAGGAGCAGCGTGGTGCTGGCCCAGTTGAACCTGGAGCCCCACCTGCTGCTGGCGACGCTCAGCCAGGGGATGGAGGCCACCCTGGCGGCCGAGGTGCCCGCGCAGGCGCCTCCGGTCCGCACCCCCGCCTAG